The window AATATTTTTTTTATTGATTTTTTCTCCAGGAATATCAAATCCTAAAGAAGTAATTCCTTTGTTCAAAATATCCAGGGCTTTCTTATTCGCTTCAAAGAAATCTATTACTACAATGTCTTGGCGAATAAGCCACTCATTGTCATCTTTACGAGTTCCACGTACGTATGGGAACTCCCCTGGTAAGGATTTAATTGTTTTTAGGTCGGCAATGTCTTCCGCACGATAAAAAGGCATTACATTGAAACCTTCGTTTGTCTTCCAAATCAGTTTTTTTTCAAAATCAGCACCCTTTAGGTCGGAAACAATTTTTTTTTTCCATTCTTCAGTAGATGTGTGAGCAAATTCTGAAAAAAGCTTTTTAGATGGATTACTCATAACAGTTTGATTGATTTCGATAAAATATATTAGAAAAGACCATACAAAAAAGCCGAAGCTTTCATCATTCAGTGACAAAATCTACACGAAATTACAACTAAAATAAATATTAAATTTAATTGTTGACAACAAAATATCAACTTGTTTAATTGTCAAAACAAAAGTTTTTTCCATATCTCTTACATATTTACAAGTAGAAAAGGTTATCTTCGTAGGGAGTTTATGCAATCATGTTTCACATTGATATATAAGGGACTTATCATTGGGGTATTGGTGTCTGTTCCTGTGGGACCGGTAGGATTGTTGTGTATTCAGAGAACATTGTATAAAGGGAGGTGGTATGGTTTTTCTTCTGGATTAGGAGCTGCTTTTTCGGACTTTTTATATGCAATAATTGTATGTACCAGTATGGGAATTGTAGGTGGTTTTATAGAAAAAAACAGGCTATTGTTGCAAATTTTAGGGAGCATTTTGTTAATTGTTTTTAGTATATATGCTTTTTTAAATAGTCCTTTTAAGAGTTTAGAAAAAACAGAAATAGGAATAAGCTCATACTCGCAAAACATTTTAAGTGTATTTTTGCTATCTTTTTCTAATCCGTTTGTTGTATTTTTGTACATCAGCTTATTCAATAGTTTTGGGTTTTTAGCAGGAGAAAGTTTGTATGTTACGATCATGGGGGCGTTCTGTGTTTTTATGGGTAATCTACTATGGTGGTTTGTAATTACTTACTTGGTGTCAAAACTTCACGGAATTTTCAATATTCAGAGATTATACATTTTGAATAGGACCATAAGTATTGTTATAATGTCATTGGCTTTTGGAATAATTGCTTATTCATTCATTCATTGAATAAATGGCAACTTGTAATCCACTATACGGTGTGGTAGTTCAGTTTGGTTAGAATACATGCCTGTCACGCATGGGGTCGCGGGTTCAAGTCCCGTCCATACCGCAAAAACTTATAATTTTATAGGAAAGGCTTCTCAAAAAAATGGAAACAAATGCTTTAAAAGTTTTAAGGAATGTGGTCGTTATAGCGAAATGAGTAAAAGTATTGTAAAGAGGTTTGTTGTCTTGATGGAACAAAGGAAAATAGATAGCAATGAGATAAGTATTTGTTTTGCGAATTTGAAAATGAATGAGAAATGGAATTATCGAAAATTGACGAAACTTTATAAAAAGTATTCAAAATATTTTTATAGATGAAGGATAGATAAGGTAAGTTCAGACAGTCATTTGAAGAAATACCCTTTGTTATATCGATGGTAGATTTGAAAAATGTTACGAAAGAGAGTGTCAATTCTTTGAAAGAGGCTTTGTTAATTATCAAAGATTAAATCGAAATAGAGGGATTGAAATAAATAGATCTTGAATGTTTT of the Candidatus Azobacteroides pseudotrichonymphae genomovar. CFP2 genome contains:
- a CDS encoding LysE family translocator, giving the protein MQSCFTLIYKGLIIGVLVSVPVGPVGLLCIQRTLYKGRWYGFSSGLGAAFSDFLYAIIVCTSMGIVGGFIEKNRLLLQILGSILLIVFSIYAFLNSPFKSLEKTEIGISSYSQNILSVFLLSFSNPFVVFLYISLFNSFGFLAGESLYVTIMGAFCVFMGNLLWWFVITYLVSKLHGIFNIQRLYILNRTISIVIMSLAFGIIAYSFIH